A single window of Luteipulveratus halotolerans DNA harbors:
- a CDS encoding GNAT family N-acetyltransferase — translation MSFTFVQVDPQDHALLSQVGDITKRAYVDGGHLAVDDDYATHLADAAGRARDGELWAAVEDRTVLGSVAFGPPGSPLAEVAGPDEAEFRMLSVDAAARGRGVGSALVRQCIARARAHHLRAIVLSTQPTMRDAHRIYERLGFARTPERDWKPVPSVTLKTYRLDL, via the coding sequence ATGAGCTTCACGTTCGTGCAGGTCGACCCGCAGGATCACGCGCTGCTGTCGCAGGTCGGAGACATCACCAAGCGGGCCTACGTCGACGGCGGCCACCTCGCGGTCGATGACGACTACGCGACGCACCTCGCCGACGCCGCCGGCAGAGCACGCGACGGAGAGCTGTGGGCAGCCGTCGAGGACAGGACCGTCCTCGGTTCGGTGGCGTTCGGTCCTCCGGGGAGTCCGCTCGCGGAGGTTGCAGGCCCGGACGAGGCCGAGTTCCGCATGCTGTCGGTCGACGCAGCCGCGCGGGGCCGCGGCGTCGGAAGTGCACTGGTGAGGCAGTGCATCGCACGCGCACGTGCGCACCACCTGCGCGCCATAGTCCTGTCGACCCAGCCGACCATGCGCGATGCGCACCGCATCTACGAACGCCTCGGTTTCGCCCGCACACCCGAGCGTGACTGGAAGCCCGTCCCCAGCGTCACGCTGAAGACCTACCGCCTCGATCTCTGA